The nucleotide sequence AGTTTCACATAAATGATAGATGTCTACTCTGTTAATGCTCAGAATTTGTAGGTTAACAAAATAAATACTAAACTTTTGGTGGGATTGGGATATGGACTAAAATGAAATGGACTCAAAGGTTTAAGTAGTTCACCCTTCAAAATTGAGCTACATCCACTGTGTTACTAGGATTATATTGATTTCAAGACTAATAATAGTGCTCGGCTATTATAtgaactctctctcttttcagTTGTCGACCCTAATACAGGAGGTTCCCACCCCTTTATATAGGCCCTCAATGAATCCATCAGCCTTGGGGGTTCCCAACTTGGCATTTAATGCGCAACCTATGTAGACTAGCATtctgacacattttcacctatcAACCAAACATTCAGCGGTGAGGTGACATGTATTCAAACAAAATGGCATGTTTTGTTAGAGTAATGCGGGCTGAGCGTCCCACTTAGTCTTGGTTATCCAACCTTGCTTCTCTAAGTGCCACTCCAACCACTTTTACATCTCATACTAGGTCTTTGCCCTTGAATGGGGGCTGCCATGTGGCCTGATTAATATCTGGGTAGACATATTCCTAAAGACTTATGCCATAAAGATGTCAGCCAGCTTATATGCTCTTGATAGTCAAAAAGCTTTTTCATATAATAGTCGGGCTCAGCTTGTAGGCGATTGGCTAAATAGCACAAGGAGCATTCTTTTCTAAGTCTCTTGGACCTTGAGCTTCTTGAACTTCTTGGCGCTTTTCATGGCTTCTTTTCCCACCCGTACCACTATATGGGCTTAAAAGTGCCCTGCATTAACaagtacatcgtgcggtcagtttttgtcaaatattgtttgtgtttaattttaaataaaaatatttaaaataatttctgaccctACGATGTACGATTAATGAACATGATTGACGAATCtctggaatcctcacaaagaggatcagGCAAAGATCCAAATTTtttaagggagactttggatgtggttgtcacagcccgtcaCGAATAATTAATTTTCGATGACgtgaaatgacaattttacccttggacgttaaaGTGTattgtgtgatttaagtttgatttggacccatttattattttccctaagtttttggacccaattggaagtaagggaatggttggttttgattggtggcttttggaccacacacataccttctctctctctcccgtggacttctctctctcccacttGGCATTTTCGTATGGACAACCCAGAAACCATCCCAAACCTTGCAGATCGAAACCAAGGTAAGCATTTTTGTGTTCCTTGTGACCTCAGGAATCTATTGGTACAAGTTTTAGAACCTGAAACCTTCGAAAACCCCGTGAAACCTAACCCTCGATTTGTGCACTGTTAATGCACACGTAAATATGTtgttttcagggaattctaagctcatagtgagctttaggaggtcctaaggaagctcgagGTAGTTCGTTGGAAGAGTTTGGACGTCGGAGGGCCGAGATCGAAGCTTTTCAAAGTTGACTAGATTATCGAGCTTCCTCAAGTAAATTCTAGTGGATTTCAAGGCTTAAAAtggtataacgtgattctacacGTTGCTAGCTTTccaatggttcaaatttcataagttttggtgaagaaatgagCGAGATTAAGCAGTTTGAAAAATTGTCCAGTTTCCGGCGCCGGCGACGGTTACCAGAGTTGGAGGTAGGAGATgaaggaatattctgtcaagtaTGACTGAATATTCTCATGCCGTTAGTTAGATTTAATGGTAACAGTTAGaagttaacgaaatattcctgaAATATTCTTAACGGCGTGAATTGACGCCGTTAATGTGCCTGGCACATGGCTGCGTGTGGGGGGTGCGTCTGGCAGTGTCATTATCGGCGTGTGGGGGGGCGCATGAGGCttccaaaaaaatttcaaaaaatttggggatgatcctgaggttgtgtaggtcactgtggtatattcatatatccattttgaaaatttgacagGATTATCGAGCTTCCTCGGGTAAATTCTAGTGGATTTCAAGGCTTAAAAAtggtataacgtgattctacacGTTGCTAGCTTTccaatggttcaaatttcataagttttggtgaagaaatgagCGAGATTAAGCAGTTTGAAAAATTGCCCAGTTTTCGGTGCCGGCGACGGTTACCGGAGCTGGAGGTAGGAGAtgaaggaatattccgtcaagtatgacggaatattctcatgCCGTTAGTTAGATTTAACGGTAACAGTTAGaagttaacagaatattcctggAATATTCTTGACGGCGTTAACTGACGTCGTCAATGTGCCTGGCACATGGCCATGCATGGGGGGTGCGTCTGGCAGTGCCATTGTCGGCATGTGGGGGCGCATGAggcttctaaatttttttttaaaaatttggggatgatcctgaggttgtgtaggtcactgtggtatattcatatatccattttgagcaatgtatgagaactTATTAGCTaatttgcctatgtgctttaaaataacatttttatagttaattcgcatataagtgagacttatcccgaggacgagtgtatccacgggcgacttgGGGGTTACGACTCAtcgacatactagtgagtgggtttttggtttttagtatatatttatatacttgatattttcccaaaaaaatatgtttaaatgataATATGCCATAAGtgccatgcatatacaattatgTTTCATGTATGAATTGGTGTGTGATACCTTATATATTTAAATGTGGTGATGTGGAGGCACATGTAAATTCAGGTAAGtcatgtttggttatgtgaatcatcgatgatgtgatatgtgattgaataatgttgagctcataaaattgcacctagggtgattgcgatttagccagagatatgatgTACATGCCtatttatttacgtcacctcccgcactatatgctcatactggatccaacttaagtgcacagtcttgtcgtacagaccttatttgtggttccgactcgtaggtgactagcgatttatcgcctgACTATTATGAGAGAGaaaaattgagcataattatattacacccaatcttgtcgtacatacccctttttagtggttccgacttatgtgtagtatattgccgtataggtcattgtagtgactctggctagattgacttttgagctttgaattcaaccgtacagactaccacaggggttccggctaacatatcatatttctatgaaattattcttacctaaattgcttactctattatatcttggcatgacatgcatatgaatatgattatgtgaagcatgaattgaattgatatgattttatatatatatatatatatatatatatatatatatatatattatgtatatgcttatatattgattatgggaaaaattatacatgttttacagcgaggggttagatatattgataaatgaaatggttttgtaaagcatttgtttttgcccactcatgttttctgttttacgcccttccaggttttaagtaagcttgttgttggtggctcgaGGACGTCGGCTATtctgacttatctaaataatagtaggacatttctggtattgtataactagtacttgtcctactggactacaCCTagacttatgctctgattaggagtgtttactgttgtaactaactcctaacactttctgtttagtagtgcactctagtaatttggtttttaattattcgtatatttcttatctttattgcttccgcactatgcacatggctacgtcactctcacgtgacggccaacatgccttgatctcggttggAGTGTGTCACGGtccttagttatgaatattctttgattgaaaccttgttggtttttaatttttgattaaggtccctgaaattaatgtgataatttatttctatgtacgttactatattttttaaataaaaattagaaattttagttgtttatataaatgagattttaaataaaataatcataatttgtgggattaaaaatattaaaatataaatatactattgagtgtgtgtgtatatataaacatgggtacattcatcaaaattaaccaaaaaatttattgtatcaaaacatgggtacattcttcaaaatcacaaaaagagaaaatatattagtcataataacattagtaaatttcttcgattaaacttgacatggatacattttaaaatcaaagaaaaaataatgtacccatataagtttaaaaatggattagaaaaaaattgaatagattttatataaaaaaagaaggtacattttacatataacaaattggtatatttaagaatgagtacattttaagattaaaaagttttacatgaatgggtacatataattagcatgggtacatttagcaaaataaaaagtacaaatacaaaaaaatatatgggtgcaaatacaaataaactttaaaaaatatgggcacaaaaagaaattaatatatgagtacaaattaaaaaaaaattagaaattaaaaatgggtacaaactaaaagtaaaactatatgatacaaaatttaatcataaatataaatatactaattgtaacatttttaacattaaatgaatatatttagaaataaaaaaaatattttattattgaaataattaatgatgttattaatattcaatgaccttgataaaaaattaaaaaggaatagaattttaatcaataaaataatgaaaagaaggatgagaaactaattttttattttttttatagaatattTCTTACTAAGACCcaaataaaaagttaaattaAGAGAGGATTGAGACAAACCgacccttctctctctcatcttcaaTTCTGTAGCACTCACTTTTCTCATAGGTCTCTGTTTTTCTGCAGCAATAATTATAACGAAAAGCTTAAAAATGCCATCTCTCTCCATCCGCCTCCCACTCTCCCACTCTCCCACTCTCCCACTCACTCCctctaaacaaaagaaaaacgttCCTTTATACGCCTTGAAATTAAAACCCCCACCCAAATCTCTCCACACCCAGACAGTCTAGACTCTCACTATATAGCCGCCAATAGCCCTGCGTCTTCTTCTGCTTCCTCAACTTTCATATCAACCCAAAAAAGCAACCCCCATtcccaactctctctctctctctctgcatttTAAGCATTCACCTTTTCTCCTCCATCACTCCTGACTTCCGCTTCCTACTCTCTGCAATCACTGGTTATAAAAGCTAACAAAAAAGTGAGTTTTTCCCTTGATTTCTCTCCAATCTCTggctttcctttcttttctgtttATTTCTCCAATTGATCCGCCTAGTAAAGGGTACAACTCCAAATCTCTATTGGGTTCCATTTGGTTTAAGTTTAACAACTGTTTGATTAAACGCTTCTTTCCGAAAGAATAAAAACACCATTTTCTTGCGCAGTAAACACAAATGGCAGAAAAGGACCCGGATATTTGTTCCCACAAGTTCCCTTCTGCTTCTCAGGTACTAATTTAACCAACCCATATCGTCAAATTTCCATTACTTGTCTCTCTGTCTTCAAACATgtacttttgtttattttttacagGTCTGGGAAGAGCTGAGAGAGCTATGGGGGATGGCGTTTCCCATAACGGCCATGAACTGTTTGGTGTTTGTCCGAGCCGCGGTTTCAGTTCTATTCCTGGGGAGGCTTGGAAGCCTAGAGCTAGCCGGTGGTGCACTGTCCATCGGCTTCACCAACATCACCGGATACTCTGTCCTGATGGGACTAGCATCCGGCCTCGAACCTGTTTGCAGCCAAGCATTCGGCAACAAGAACTATGaccttctctccctctccctccagCGCATGGTTTTAATCCTACTCCTGGCCGTAATCCCCATCAGCCTCCTCTGGATTAATCTCCAGTCCATCATGGTTTTCATGGGACAGGACAAGGCCATCACTGCAATGGCCGCCACCTACTGTTTGTATTCTCTCCCGGACTTGTTGACAAACACGGTCTTGCAACCTTTGAGGGTTTTTCTGAGGTCTCAGAAAGTGACCAAGCCCATGATGTATTGCTCTCTGATAGCCGTGGCGTTTCATGTGCCGTTGAAcgtggttttggtggtggtgatggggcTGGGAGTGCCGGGGGTGGCCGTGGCATCGGTGCTGACGAACATGAACATGGCGGTGCTGATGGCGGGGTACGTGTGGTGGGGTTGGAGGAAGGGGGAGATGAGATGGACGTTTGGGATTGGGGATTTGTGCAGTGGGATTGGGCCGCTGTTGAAGCTGGCGGTGCCGAGCTGCTTGGCGATATGTTTGGAGTGGTGGTGGTATGAGATTGTGACTGTCATGGCTGGATATCTGCCGAATCCTACGCTGGCGGTGGCCGCCACCGGGATTCTTATTCAGACCACTAGCATGATGTACACTGTCCCTTTGGCCCTTTGTGGTTGTGTTTCTGCCAGGGTAAGTTCCCAACTTCCTTTTTATTCCCTTTATCAATTTATGTCTCTTTACTTTGGACGTAGCTGACataaaaccgagcgcaatgtcGTTTTAGGATtcacatagccgaccccacttagtgggaaaagactttgttgttgttgttgttgttacttTGGACGTAGCGATATTTTAAACTACCCTAGTTTACGGGGAGCTGTTTACGGACGGAAAATTAAACTTCAATGCAATGTGGTGGGCACTAGGTAATAAATCGATTGGTCTAATTCACATATGCGCTCGATAGTTTATTGTTATCTTGCTTGTTTTTCTTGGGGGTTAGTTTGTTTACCATTTCAGTTGCACACGTGTCTATACTGTTTTTTCCTTGGTTTTTGGGCAACTTGGTACGAGAAGGaacaaaaaggacaaaattaatcTTAGATCGAAGTAAACTAAGTGAGTTGATATTGGCACTCTCGAAAAGTCTACAAGCACGATGTTTTTTAGAATTGGCACTCCCAATAACAACTCTAGCATTAGAGTGTTCAATCCAATCAAATTTCTCTACTCATCGAACGAGCTAGCTTTAAATCCAACGAAATTACTCTCCCCAACGTCGAAATATGTCCAAAACCCTCCATTTCTCTCGACAAACACAAGTTTGAAcctccttcccttcctttacataaaaatataagaCAAGTATTCTAGTTTATACATGAAATTAGTTATGGTCTCTACAGTTGGTTGAAATTTATATGCGATGAAGATTTGTGTGAACGTGTATATCTAGTACCTTCTCTTGTAGTATTTGTTTTAAGGGTCAACAGGGTCACTGGTCCCCCTTAAAgcaccattcaattcaatgcttttattataatatttgCAACATTGCCAAATGCCAAGACAAGTAGAATCCTCTGTTTGCAGACTAAGTTCTTTCGCGCTGTCGGTGCTTgtgaatattatatattttaaaattttagttgttaGACTCTTAGTCAAAAGATACAATGATCAAAATTTACCCCTTTAAGAGTTTTAGAATATAGGATATTTCGGAACATTCCAGCAGAGATATTCCAACTCTTTGAAGTGGAAATTATTTATGGAAAGATGTGCTTTCATTATCTGTGAGGGGGATTGCATCACTTATATGGAACCAGATAGGTCACACATGCAAGGTGATAGGACAAAATTAGTACAAGACACGCAAGTACTTGTGTTCTACTACCCAATTCAATTGCCTTCTTTTT is from Malus sylvestris chromosome 5, drMalSylv7.2, whole genome shotgun sequence and encodes:
- the LOC126621850 gene encoding protein DETOXIFICATION 54-like yields the protein MAEKDPDICSHKFPSASQVWEELRELWGMAFPITAMNCLVFVRAAVSVLFLGRLGSLELAGGALSIGFTNITGYSVLMGLASGLEPVCSQAFGNKNYDLLSLSLQRMVLILLLAVIPISLLWINLQSIMVFMGQDKAITAMAATYCLYSLPDLLTNTVLQPLRVFLRSQKVTKPMMYCSLIAVAFHVPLNVVLVVVMGLGVPGVAVASVLTNMNMAVLMAGYVWWGWRKGEMRWTFGIGDLCSGIGPLLKLAVPSCLAICLEWWWYEIVTVMAGYLPNPTLAVAATGILIQTTSMMYTVPLALCGCVSARVGNELGCGKPYKAKLAAMVALGCAFVIGIINVTWTVILRERWAGLFTKDELVKALVASVMPIMGICELGNCPQTTGCGILRGTARPAVGARINLGSFYFVGTPVAVGLAFWLKVGFPGLWFGLLSAQVACAVSILYVVVARTDWEAESLNARMLTGLEMGECRDKRQEHEKDEEESKGLLINGGDGNCNSIDEFI